AGGCATTAGCAGATGTATCGGAAACAAAAGAAGACTTTTGTCAATTCTTTGAGAAAAAGTACAATCGGAAGCTACCAGACTATAGCATCTATATCTACAAAGAACAAAAAGAATTATCTGATTTTGATAACAAATTGTTAGTTGCTTTGAAATTTAATGATAAGAGAGCGTAAATCATGGGCAATACGATTGAATTTGAAACAGTCTTAGATGGTACTCCTATCTATGTTCGGTCTGTTAACGATGATGTGATAGAGCAAAGATACAATCAAGAAACAGCTAAAAGCATTCAGCATACGGATAGAATGCTTACAGAAGGAACACTTTATCCTATATCAGAAGACATCAATAGTTATTGGGAGAAGTTGATGGAGGAAATTCGCAATGACAACTTGGTATGATTATATGGTTCGTGCCAGCGAACATGCTAAAAAAGATGGCGATTTATGGTTTCGCTATCTCTACAAGGTTATTCAAGATGGCGAAACCAAACTAACAGCTGATGATGTTGAGCAATTACTAAAGAATCCAAATGTAACGCTATTCCAAAAAATAACTTTGCAAGATGCTTTAACCGAAGGCACACATACACGAGAGCATGTCTTACAAGCTAATCGTAAGACACAGCCTAAAGATATTTTAAAGCTATTTAGAGAAGGGAATTATGGATAAGAAAGTCTTGTTTGAAGCTCTCAATACTGAACTAGCCAAAGAAAATATTACACTTGAGATTATCTGTGTAGGTGGATTTGTTCTTGAGTATTATGATTTACGAGGAACACAAGATATAGATGCCTTTTATCAAGAAGATGCTAAAATCAGAAGTATTATCAAAAAAGTTGGCGATGATTTTGGAGTAAATGAACCTGACGAACTGTGGCTAAATAATAACGTTGCAAATCTGAATAAAATACCGCCACGTTCTATCTGTACAAAAGCATTTAGTTACTCAAATTTGACTGTTCTTGTACCGCCCTTATCCTATATTCTTGGGATGAAATTAGATAGTGGGCGAGATAGGGATAGACAAGATGCAGGCGATATTATTAAGTTGGCTAAAATTCGCTCTATAAAAGAGGTTATCAATAAACTCAAAGAATATGGTTTTCAGCCTGACCTTTCTCTGATTTTAGAAGTCTTTGAGATAGCTTATGGTGTGGAATGGTTGGCAGAGTATATGTTTGAACATCCTGATGAATTGAGATAAAACAAAAGACGATTTCCATTCGGAAGTCGCCTTTTTTATTTTTTCTAACAGATACTACATCTTGTGGTTCGTGTAAACTGATATATAGTTCCCAAATTTTTTATTATATGTGGAGTCAAGAGATGAAGGATTTTATTACATTAAATACAATTACAAGGTTAGTAGTCTCTCAAAATTTGAGAGTTTCAATTTAGATTTTATTATTTATAAAAGTAATAAGATATTTTAAGACTATTGGAATTATACTATATTAATTTTCTTTATCCAGATAATTATGATATATTTATATAATAATATTGAAAGCTTTACTAGTGAACTAGATAATATCTTGAAGACTAATGGAGTGTAGAAATTTTATATAAATTTTTGTACAAAATAACTTTGCAACTGAAAGAGACCTAAACTCACATATATTAACGAATTACAGGTTTGTACAATATTGCAATTTTTCATAATACTCCAACTGGTCCTGAAAATAAATATAACCCTCTACTTTTAATCGCTGTTAACAGTCGATTTCTATTATCAAACCAATAATATAAATCTTTATCTTTTTATGTAGTAATCGGATAACAAGACTTTCTCTATTTTGATAATCGCCAACACTAGAAAGTCTTAGTGAAACCTTTTCTTCTCCATAAAAATAGTCACATGAACCAATTTGGATACGTCGTTTTTCTCCAATATTCATTCCTGAGACAAATTTAAAGTGACTAATAATACTAGCCATGCTATCACACTGATGAACACTAACAAGTCTCCTCTCATCATTAATTCGCATTAGTAAATTATAGTTATTATCTTTAGGAATCATATAAATATCTTGTGCATCTAATCTTATTGCTTCAAATATGATTTCCTTTGCTAAATTTTGAACCACCTAAATCCTCCTCATAATACTATTCGAAAACAAAATAAAAAAACCATAGTAAATATGGTTTTTTTATTTTATAGCACAGCTTGATGGAGAAGTTGCTTTATTGTTAAATTGTTTATACTTCACTTGATATAACTCTTTGTCGATAATGTTATTATCTTTTAATAATAAAATTGAATGATATTGTTGTAAATATTCATCACATTCTTCACACCAGCGTTGTTCTTTTTGATTCCAAAAAGTGGCTAGCAAATCCTCACGACTATAAAAATTTAAATACTTTTGTTTTAGGCTTTCCCACTCATTTTCAAAAGAATCAAAAGCGAGTTCGAAAGAATCAAATTCGAGTTTTTCAATAATATCATCTTCCCAGCCTTCTATGAACCACCATGGCTCCCAGTCTCCATATAATTTTATTACTTGATACATATTTTCTACCAGTTCCTTAACTGGTTCTATTATATATAAATTTCTCTATTTTTGACATCAATCTGCTCACAGAAAAAGACTATCTGATTTACAGATAGTCTTTTTTTATTAGTTATTTTCGGTTGAAACTGTTTCTTTAACAGTTTCATATTCAATAATTTCAACATCATTAATGGCTTGTGGTTCAATATTACGGTATCTAGCCATGCCAGTACCAGCTGGAATAATTTTACCAATGATAACATTTTCTTTAAGACCAAGCAAGTGATCTTTCTTACCACGAATAGCTGCATCTGTAAGAACACGAGTTGTTTCTTGGAATGATGCTGCTGATAAGAATGAATTTGTTTCAAGGGAAGCTTTTGTAATACCCATAAGGACTGGACGACTTGTTGCAGGAATACCACCTGAAATCAAGATCTCTTTATTTGCATCTGTAAAGTCAGCAATATCCATTAAAGTTCCTGGAAGAAGATCTGTATCACCTGGATCCATGACACGTACTT
This Streptococcus urinalis 2285-97 DNA region includes the following protein-coding sequences:
- a CDS encoding ATPase, T2SS/T4P/T4SS family, with translation MVQNLAKEIIFEAIRLDAQDIYMIPKDNNYNLLMRINDERRLVSVHQCDSMASIISHFKFVSGMNIGEKRRIQIGSCDYFYGEEKVSLRLSSVGDYQNRESLVIRLLHKKIKIYIIGLIIEIDC
- a CDS encoding DUF1033 family protein, translated to MYQVIKLYGDWEPWWFIEGWEDDIIEKLEFDSFELAFDSFENEWESLKQKYLNFYSREDLLATFWNQKEQRWCEECDEYLQQYHSILLLKDNNIIDKELYQVKYKQFNNKATSPSSCAIK
- a CDS encoding DUF6036 family nucleotidyltransferase, whose amino-acid sequence is MDKKVLFEALNTELAKENITLEIICVGGFVLEYYDLRGTQDIDAFYQEDAKIRSIIKKVGDDFGVNEPDELWLNNNVANLNKIPPRSICTKAFSYSNLTVLVPPLSYILGMKLDSGRDRDRQDAGDIIKLAKIRSIKEVINKLKEYGFQPDLSLILEVFEIAYGVEWLAEYMFEHPDELR